Proteins from one bacterium genomic window:
- the gatC gene encoding Asp-tRNA(Asn)/Glu-tRNA(Gln) amidotransferase subunit GatC — MSTIGPEDVAYVAQLARLALSDEEAQAMARDLEQILGHVKSLDALDTDGVEPTAHGFELATPMRPDYPADPFDPELAVSNAPAAQGTAFLVPKVLEEEG, encoded by the coding sequence ATGTCGACCATCGGCCCCGAAGACGTCGCCTACGTGGCACAGCTGGCCCGCCTCGCCCTCTCCGACGAGGAGGCGCAGGCGATGGCGCGGGACCTCGAGCAGATCCTCGGCCACGTGAAGTCCCTGGATGCCCTCGACACCGATGGAGTGGAGCCAACCGCCCACGGGTTCGAGCTGGCGACGCCGATGAGGCCAGATTACCCCGCCGATCCTTTCGATCCGGAGCTCGCCGTCTCGAACGCCCCGGCCGCCCAGGGCACTGCCTTCCTCGTCCCGAAGGTCCTCGAGGAGGAGGGGTAG
- a CDS encoding glutathione S-transferase C-terminal domain-containing protein, giving the protein MYRLYSWEHSYFSGKVRAYLRLKERMGALGPGFEDILATPELIAGRLNPRSGSGAVPQMETPDGTWVQDSSEIIDVCEAAHPGFAVIPDASRPKQRLASYLIEFLADEWIVVPAFWQRWYFSEDGREPNHRAFNEQQWGAVMAPDADGPERRQAGAGFFEAAFGISHSRQDPAGVYAGLVHLGCDERTEHAWQASQHRVLQALEVHFGQHDYVLGGRPSLGDFGLLGPLYAHLYRDAIPGLALRTFFPLVAEWVERTNGEGALNARQFGQTLYGLDDDGELVPRLATSDGAEWLDDDAVPETLEALLDVFFTEMWPVLREAIERLRAFVASDAHSPGGELPGKTFTATPGFVELQTGDGPLTQAFEIDGVASRRMVVPYQIWMLGRIAEAMAPCLADAAAFGELTRWLARFEGGREILDLDARLAGARVEKRDARLYSVRREA; this is encoded by the coding sequence ATGTACCGCCTCTACAGCTGGGAGCACAGCTACTTCTCCGGCAAGGTCCGCGCCTACCTGCGACTCAAGGAGCGAATGGGTGCCCTCGGGCCGGGCTTCGAGGACATCCTCGCGACCCCGGAACTGATCGCGGGACGCCTGAACCCGCGCTCCGGGAGCGGCGCGGTCCCGCAGATGGAGACGCCGGACGGGACCTGGGTCCAGGACTCGAGCGAGATCATCGACGTCTGCGAAGCGGCGCACCCCGGGTTCGCGGTCATCCCCGACGCGTCCCGGCCGAAGCAGCGCCTCGCGAGCTACCTGATCGAGTTCCTCGCGGACGAGTGGATCGTCGTCCCCGCCTTCTGGCAGCGCTGGTACTTCAGCGAGGACGGCCGCGAGCCGAACCACCGCGCCTTCAACGAGCAGCAATGGGGCGCCGTGATGGCGCCGGACGCCGACGGTCCCGAGCGACGGCAGGCCGGCGCGGGCTTCTTCGAGGCCGCGTTCGGGATTTCGCACTCGCGCCAGGACCCCGCCGGCGTCTACGCGGGCCTCGTCCACCTCGGCTGCGACGAGCGAACCGAACACGCCTGGCAGGCCAGCCAGCACCGCGTGCTGCAGGCCCTCGAGGTCCACTTCGGGCAGCACGACTACGTCCTCGGCGGTCGGCCGAGCCTCGGGGACTTCGGGCTACTCGGTCCGCTCTACGCCCATCTCTATCGGGACGCGATCCCCGGACTCGCCCTGCGCACCTTCTTCCCCCTCGTCGCGGAGTGGGTCGAACGGACCAACGGCGAAGGCGCGCTCAACGCCCGGCAGTTCGGGCAGACGCTCTACGGGCTCGACGACGATGGCGAGCTCGTTCCGCGCCTCGCGACCTCCGACGGGGCCGAGTGGCTGGACGACGACGCGGTCCCCGAGACCCTCGAGGCCCTCCTCGACGTCTTCTTCACCGAGATGTGGCCGGTGCTCCGCGAGGCGATCGAGCGGCTCCGCGCCTTCGTCGCGAGCGACGCCCACTCGCCCGGCGGCGAGCTCCCGGGCAAGACGTTCACGGCGACGCCCGGCTTCGTCGAATTGCAGACCGGCGACGGGCCACTGACCCAGGCCTTCGAGATCGACGGCGTCGCGAGTCGGCGCATGGTCGTGCCGTACCAGATCTGGATGCTCGGTCGGATCGCGGAGGCGATGGCGCCCTGCCTGGCCGATGCTGCAGCGTTCGGCGAGCTCACGCGCTGGCTGGCGCGATTCGAGGGCGGCCGGGAGATCCTCGATCTCGACGCCCGGCTCGCAGGCGCGCGCGTCGAAAAGCGCGACGCGCGTCTCTACTCGGTTCGTCGAGAAGCCTGA
- a CDS encoding DUF748 domain-containing protein, whose product MARVVLKLFAAIIAVVLLVVGGLAVALPRLVNSDEFRTALHAAAAEALGTPVEWSRLDAGIVPLRLTLESPVLETPIADPADARLSARAIELRISAMTLLERKVEVESLVFRGLELVVTRTPEGLILPVPPGDPSPGAPPSAGTPSEAPSPEGDGGAEEDGGLELALRRVVVEEARIVLRDRTLPRPLDWQLEGFALEATGEDLERPLSIDLESRVAANGAPAGALAIEGEVSLAGLFDLAIELDALRLDTLQPYVTEATLAGLASGRISVEGASDVVSHFDTDLRIEGMDVSTFGLDLEGRLDLVASQELDRPIAFDATLDLGSRGSADLDGRVTLDGALDSVVVLDALDLVPFAALAGDEMGIEGRATGRVVVAVATGGEVTKLETDLRIPDARYADASVDLRGALDLGLGFAGLEKNDPFRFDIALALAQQGGRIDAEGTATLEGAVDAKLVLGNVDLAPLAPWIPEGTKVEGRLTGDADLARTAGGRIERIAVKLALADARVVRDPVDVAGRFDLTAGIEGEGPIDLVAALALDDGSGLRIEGTSTTAGVVDVHADLESFDLAIVRPFLSDPALRLEGLATGKGRLVGDATAPEFLSFDLGVDRGVIASGDAALEGPFLASLKIKEPLSRPRGRAELDLTATQLRYGETFAKPENMRALATARFVPEETGEIVFEATVALRDIDELLVQGAVGDTTTVSVTTTDFDLEGWESILPVLAPWSARGKVALDGLAVELIDGEPRRFGGKLALRGIALTVPDAGRIQLRGTIVGEETRIRTEGLKAKLGPAVIGIKGAIEDPLREGRFDLAIRTVGEVEANDVLSNLTSARDTVYGPLQFDGDVTGRLDHPDGVTGDLAGDVRFSVGEREGGRLRGVSLLRTILDQIPFVGGAARLTRPFRGGRSVDDYFTERFEIIEGVFRIGEGRVQAETLRLAYPGYEARLTGPMRLADLSIDMTGEVLLKGDLVSTLGGLAGADVPDREPIRIQLAKVTNTLAEPEIEMTAETLAAVPKLLFQGTGLDTITRGIGKQVGEALDRVLGAD is encoded by the coding sequence TTGGCCAGAGTCGTACTCAAGCTCTTCGCCGCGATCATCGCGGTCGTGCTCCTCGTGGTGGGGGGGCTCGCCGTCGCGCTGCCGCGCCTGGTGAACAGCGACGAGTTCCGGACCGCCCTGCACGCGGCCGCGGCGGAGGCCCTCGGGACGCCCGTCGAGTGGAGCCGGCTCGACGCGGGAATCGTTCCGCTCCGGTTGACCCTCGAGTCGCCAGTCCTGGAGACGCCGATCGCCGATCCCGCGGACGCGCGGCTCTCGGCCCGCGCGATCGAGCTGCGGATCTCGGCGATGACGCTGCTCGAACGGAAGGTCGAGGTCGAGAGCCTCGTCTTTCGCGGTCTGGAGCTGGTCGTCACGCGCACGCCGGAAGGACTGATCCTCCCGGTTCCGCCCGGGGATCCTTCGCCCGGAGCGCCGCCGTCGGCGGGGACGCCCTCGGAAGCGCCGTCACCGGAAGGCGACGGGGGGGCCGAAGAAGACGGGGGGCTCGAGCTCGCGCTTCGCCGGGTCGTCGTGGAGGAGGCCCGGATCGTCCTGCGCGACCGCACGCTGCCGCGCCCCCTCGACTGGCAGCTCGAAGGCTTCGCCCTCGAAGCGACGGGCGAAGATCTCGAACGACCTCTCTCCATCGATCTCGAGAGCCGCGTCGCCGCCAACGGAGCCCCTGCCGGGGCGCTCGCGATCGAGGGCGAGGTCTCCCTCGCCGGGCTCTTCGATCTCGCGATCGAGCTCGACGCCCTCCGGCTCGACACACTCCAGCCCTACGTCACCGAAGCGACCCTCGCCGGTCTCGCGTCGGGGCGGATCTCGGTCGAGGGCGCGTCCGACGTCGTGTCCCACTTCGACACCGACCTTCGCATCGAAGGGATGGACGTTTCGACCTTCGGCCTCGACCTCGAAGGGCGCCTCGATCTCGTTGCGTCGCAGGAGCTCGACCGACCGATCGCCTTCGACGCGACCCTCGATCTCGGTTCGCGGGGGAGCGCCGATCTCGACGGCCGGGTCACGCTCGACGGCGCGCTCGATTCCGTGGTCGTCCTCGATGCCCTCGATCTCGTGCCCTTCGCCGCCCTGGCGGGCGACGAGATGGGGATCGAAGGACGCGCGACGGGCCGCGTCGTGGTGGCGGTCGCGACCGGGGGCGAGGTCACGAAGCTCGAGACCGATCTGCGGATTCCCGATGCGCGCTACGCGGACGCGTCGGTCGATCTCCGCGGCGCGCTCGACCTGGGCCTCGGATTCGCGGGGCTCGAGAAGAACGATCCCTTCCGCTTCGACATCGCACTCGCCCTCGCGCAGCAGGGCGGACGGATCGACGCCGAGGGGACGGCGACGCTCGAGGGCGCCGTCGACGCGAAGCTGGTTCTCGGCAACGTGGACCTCGCACCGCTCGCCCCCTGGATTCCGGAAGGCACCAAGGTCGAAGGCCGACTGACGGGCGACGCGGATCTCGCCCGAACCGCCGGGGGCCGGATCGAACGAATCGCCGTGAAGCTCGCCCTCGCCGACGCGCGCGTCGTACGCGATCCCGTCGACGTCGCCGGGCGCTTCGATCTCACCGCTGGGATCGAAGGTGAGGGCCCGATCGATCTCGTCGCGGCGCTCGCCCTGGACGATGGGAGCGGGCTGCGGATCGAAGGCACGTCCACCACCGCCGGCGTCGTCGACGTCCACGCCGATCTCGAGTCCTTCGACCTGGCGATCGTCCGGCCCTTCCTGTCGGATCCTGCGCTCCGGCTCGAGGGGCTCGCGACCGGCAAGGGTCGGCTGGTCGGCGACGCGACCGCGCCGGAGTTCCTCTCCTTCGACCTCGGCGTCGATCGCGGCGTGATCGCGAGCGGAGACGCCGCCCTCGAAGGTCCCTTCCTCGCCTCGCTCAAGATCAAGGAGCCCCTCTCGCGTCCTCGCGGTCGCGCCGAGCTCGACCTGACCGCGACGCAGCTTCGCTACGGCGAGACCTTCGCGAAGCCGGAGAACATGCGCGCGTTGGCGACCGCGCGCTTCGTTCCCGAGGAGACGGGAGAGATCGTCTTCGAGGCGACGGTCGCACTCCGGGACATCGACGAGCTGCTCGTTCAGGGCGCCGTCGGCGACACGACGACGGTGTCCGTCACGACGACCGACTTCGATCTCGAGGGGTGGGAGTCGATCCTGCCGGTACTGGCGCCGTGGTCGGCGCGAGGGAAGGTTGCCCTGGACGGTCTCGCGGTCGAGCTGATCGACGGCGAGCCGCGCCGATTCGGCGGCAAGCTGGCGCTGCGCGGGATCGCCCTGACCGTGCCCGATGCCGGGCGGATCCAGCTGCGTGGCACGATCGTCGGTGAGGAGACGCGGATCCGAACGGAGGGGCTCAAGGCGAAGCTCGGTCCGGCGGTGATCGGGATCAAGGGCGCGATCGAGGACCCCCTGCGCGAGGGGCGCTTCGATCTCGCGATCCGGACCGTGGGAGAAGTCGAGGCGAACGACGTGCTCTCGAACCTCACGTCGGCAAGGGACACCGTCTACGGCCCGCTCCAATTCGATGGAGACGTCACCGGGCGCCTCGATCATCCGGACGGCGTGACGGGGGATCTCGCCGGGGACGTCCGTTTCAGCGTCGGCGAACGCGAGGGGGGTCGCCTCCGCGGCGTGTCGCTCCTCCGTACGATCCTCGACCAGATTCCGTTCGTGGGAGGCGCCGCCCGGCTGACCCGCCCCTTCCGCGGTGGCCGCTCCGTCGACGACTACTTCACGGAACGCTTCGAGATCATCGAAGGCGTGTTCCGGATCGGCGAAGGGCGTGTCCAGGCCGAGACCCTCCGGCTCGCGTATCCGGGCTACGAAGCGCGTCTGACCGGTCCGATGCGCCTCGCCGATCTCTCGATCGACATGACGGGCGAGGTCCTGCTGAAGGGCGACCTCGTCTCGACCCTGGGTGGGCTGGCGGGGGCGGACGTGCCGGACCGCGAGCCGATCCGGATCCAGCTGGCGAAGGTGACCAATACACTCGCGGAGCCGGAGATCGAGATGACCGCCGAGACCCTCGCCGCCGTCCCGAAGCTCCTCTTCCAGGGAACCGGCCTCGACACGATCACACGCGGGATCGGCAAGCAGGTCGGCGAGGCTCTCGACCGGGTGCTCGGCGCCGACTGA
- the gatB gene encoding Asp-tRNA(Asn)/Glu-tRNA(Gln) amidotransferase subunit GatB: MSILPDDYEMVIGLEVHTHLKTESKLFSPAPVRYGEAPNHSVHPIDLALPGVLPVLNERVVELAIRLGLAIHATVNEQSIFARKNYFYPDLPKGYQISQFEEPVVSVGWLDIEVEPEGAANARASGKGKGKKKGAAPELARKRIGITRAHIEEDAGKSIHDVAIAGSADSCIDLNRAGVPLLEIVSEPDLRSPQEASAYLRALRSILRYIGVSDADMEKGQFRCDANVSIREKGAEFGTRTEIKNLNSFTHVEDAIEAEAIRQLELTLDGGEVVQATMGYDPERRRTHVQRLKENSDDYRYFPDPDLIPLRIDPAKIEAVREALPELPEEKRERFEAEYALSAYDAGVLTASRTLADFFEETAKGCGAPKAAANWITRDVLRELKERECEIEDLALSPAILGKLIALVEEGRLTQKSAAQLFPDLVADGGDPEAMMVERGLEAVSDAGAIEGFVDEVIAANPDVVQQVRDGDDKPLNFLMGQVMKASQGKAEPGQVRKALAEKIRG, encoded by the coding sequence ATGTCCATCCTCCCCGACGACTACGAAATGGTGATCGGCCTCGAGGTCCACACCCACCTCAAGACCGAATCGAAGCTCTTCAGCCCGGCCCCGGTCCGCTACGGAGAGGCCCCGAACCACTCGGTCCATCCGATCGATCTCGCGCTTCCCGGCGTCCTGCCCGTCCTGAACGAACGGGTCGTCGAGCTGGCGATCCGGCTCGGCCTCGCGATCCATGCGACGGTGAACGAGCAGTCGATCTTCGCGCGCAAGAACTACTTCTATCCCGACCTGCCGAAGGGCTACCAGATCTCCCAGTTCGAGGAGCCCGTGGTCTCCGTGGGTTGGCTCGACATCGAGGTCGAGCCCGAGGGCGCCGCGAACGCGCGCGCGAGCGGAAAGGGCAAGGGAAAGAAGAAGGGCGCGGCCCCCGAGCTCGCACGCAAGCGGATCGGCATCACCCGCGCCCACATCGAGGAAGACGCGGGCAAGTCGATCCACGACGTCGCGATCGCCGGCTCCGCGGATTCGTGCATCGACCTGAACCGCGCGGGTGTCCCGCTCCTCGAGATCGTGTCCGAACCGGACCTGCGCTCGCCGCAGGAAGCGAGCGCCTATCTCCGCGCGCTGCGCTCGATCCTCCGATACATCGGCGTCTCGGACGCCGACATGGAGAAGGGCCAGTTTCGCTGCGACGCGAACGTGTCGATTCGCGAGAAGGGCGCCGAGTTCGGGACCCGGACCGAGATCAAGAACCTGAACTCCTTCACCCACGTCGAGGATGCGATCGAGGCCGAGGCGATCCGGCAGCTCGAGCTGACCCTCGACGGCGGCGAGGTGGTCCAGGCGACGATGGGCTACGACCCGGAGCGTCGGCGCACCCACGTCCAGCGTCTGAAGGAGAACTCGGACGACTACCGGTACTTCCCCGATCCGGATCTGATTCCGCTCCGGATCGATCCCGCGAAGATCGAGGCCGTCCGTGAAGCGCTCCCGGAGCTGCCGGAAGAGAAGCGCGAGCGCTTCGAGGCCGAGTACGCGCTGTCGGCTTATGACGCCGGTGTCCTGACCGCCAGCCGGACGCTCGCCGACTTCTTCGAGGAGACCGCGAAGGGCTGCGGTGCACCGAAGGCGGCGGCGAACTGGATCACGCGCGACGTGCTCCGCGAGCTCAAGGAGCGCGAGTGCGAGATCGAGGATCTGGCGCTTTCGCCGGCGATCCTCGGCAAGCTGATCGCGCTGGTGGAAGAGGGTCGGCTGACGCAGAAGAGCGCCGCCCAGCTCTTCCCGGATCTCGTGGCGGACGGCGGTGACCCGGAGGCCATGATGGTCGAGCGGGGGCTCGAAGCGGTTTCGGACGCCGGGGCGATCGAGGGCTTCGTCGACGAGGTGATCGCGGCGAATCCGGACGTCGTCCAACAGGTCCGCGACGGGGACGACAAGCCGCTCAACTTCCTGATGGGGCAGGTCATGAAGGCCAGCCAGGGCAAGGCGGAACCCGGGCAGGTCCGGAAGGCACTCGCGGAGAAGATCCGCGGCTGA
- the gatA gene encoding Asp-tRNA(Asn)/Glu-tRNA(Gln) amidotransferase subunit GatA, giving the protein MGQAEDLLAKGLAEQRAALDGGDVSASALVDASLARIEATRALSAVVSTRPEAARAEAEAATARIAEGGARSTLDGVPILLKDNIVQAGEPATCASRILENFVSPYDATVTEKLRDAGAIIVGRANMDEFAMGSSTENTIYGEAHNPWDPSKACGGSSGGSAAAVAAGLVPVALGSDTGGSIRQPAGCCGVVGLKPTYGRVSRWGLVAFASSLDQIGPFGRSVADCAATLEVIAGHDAKDSTSVPEEVPKWTDALDGEVAGLTIGLPEEYFVEEGVDPGVLARVREAIGELEGAGAKTVPVSLPHTEHAIATYYVIATAEASSNLARFDGVRYGRRADRPADLQDLYMRSRSEGFGPEVKRRILLGTYVLSAGYYDAYYGKAQRVRTLIRRDFDRAFASCDLIVTPTMPETAFGLGEKSDDPLSMYLSDVYTTSVNLAGLPGLSMPCGLSEGMPVGLQLIGKPLDEATILRVGDAFERRTDHHALRPPEDSIGRKAP; this is encoded by the coding sequence ATGGGCCAGGCAGAGGATCTCCTCGCGAAGGGCCTCGCGGAGCAGCGCGCGGCCCTCGACGGCGGTGACGTGTCGGCGTCGGCGCTGGTCGACGCCAGCCTCGCGCGGATCGAGGCGACCCGTGCGCTCTCGGCCGTCGTGTCGACCCGACCGGAAGCGGCGCGCGCCGAGGCGGAGGCCGCCACGGCGCGGATCGCCGAGGGCGGAGCGCGCTCGACCCTCGACGGCGTGCCGATCCTGCTGAAGGACAACATCGTGCAGGCGGGTGAGCCGGCGACCTGTGCCTCGCGGATCCTCGAGAACTTCGTCTCGCCCTACGACGCGACGGTGACCGAGAAGCTCCGGGACGCCGGGGCGATCATCGTCGGCCGCGCGAACATGGACGAGTTCGCGATGGGCTCGTCGACCGAGAACACGATCTACGGCGAGGCCCACAACCCCTGGGATCCGTCGAAGGCCTGCGGCGGCAGCTCCGGCGGATCGGCCGCAGCGGTCGCGGCCGGGCTCGTTCCCGTCGCCCTCGGCTCGGACACGGGGGGCTCGATCCGGCAGCCCGCCGGGTGCTGCGGCGTCGTCGGCCTCAAGCCGACCTACGGACGGGTCTCGCGCTGGGGACTCGTGGCCTTCGCCTCGTCCCTCGACCAGATCGGCCCCTTCGGACGGAGCGTCGCCGACTGCGCGGCGACCCTCGAAGTGATCGCGGGACACGATGCGAAGGATTCCACCTCGGTTCCCGAGGAGGTCCCGAAGTGGACCGACGCCCTGGACGGCGAGGTCGCCGGGCTCACGATCGGGCTACCGGAGGAGTACTTCGTCGAAGAAGGCGTCGACCCCGGCGTCCTCGCGCGCGTGCGCGAGGCGATCGGCGAGCTCGAGGGCGCGGGTGCCAAGACCGTGCCGGTCTCGCTTCCGCATACGGAGCACGCGATCGCGACCTACTACGTGATCGCGACCGCGGAAGCCTCGAGCAACCTCGCGCGCTTCGACGGCGTCCGGTACGGACGACGCGCGGATCGGCCCGCGGATCTGCAGGATCTCTACATGCGCTCGCGCTCCGAGGGATTCGGTCCCGAGGTGAAGCGTCGGATCCTGCTCGGGACCTACGTCCTCTCGGCCGGCTACTACGACGCCTACTACGGCAAGGCCCAGCGCGTGCGGACGCTGATCCGCCGCGACTTCGATCGCGCCTTCGCGTCCTGCGATCTGATCGTGACGCCGACCATGCCCGAGACGGCCTTCGGCCTCGGCGAGAAGAGCGACGATCCGCTTTCGATGTACCTGTCGGACGTCTATACGACGTCGGTCAACCTGGCGGGACTGCCGGGGCTCTCGATGCCGTGCGGGCTCTCGGAGGGGATGCCGGTCGGACTTCAGCTGATCGGCAAGCCCCTCGACGAGGCGACGATCCTCCGGGTCGGAGACGCCTTCGAACGGCGGACCGACCACCACGCGCTGCGCCCGCCGGAGGACTCCATCGGGCGGAAGGCTCCTTGA
- a CDS encoding DEAD/DEAH box helicase, translating into MTETQELSELFADVAEDIQRSIKDLGWHTPTPVQAAAIPKMREGGDLIVQAMTGSGKTGAFGIPLVEAIDTASTDTQAIVLLPTRELANQVAVELDQLGQYRGVRTLPIYGGVAYGPQLEGLEKGAHIIVGTPGRILDHLKNDRMDLSRTKVLVLDEADEMLSLGFWPDMKEVASFLPKKRQSHLFSATMPEKVRSLSRFFLTDPEDVTIEVDGGSPQKIEHFYYMCPASEKEAALARILQYENPDSAIIFCNTKADVRFITAYLQKRGFNIDQISGDLPQSAREKAIAKIKKGKLRFLVATDVAARGIDISDLAYVVNYTTSDSPEVYVHRTGRTGRAGKSGVAISLISGLDIGNFKFMQTVNGTTIKEKKLPTERAVARRLEKRKSEEAEEAERKEQEGELDALRERADEDLAAIPAEDAEARVGRMKVFVDDLAGSDEGRAELARFAAAYLVARPAKAEPEAVAAADDDLDVPTVEDRETERAREDAERGDDGEGRGRRRPRSGRGRGRRGGNGGGGSRDGERRRR; encoded by the coding sequence ATGACTGAAACACAAGAACTTTCTGAGCTATTCGCCGACGTCGCCGAGGACATCCAGCGCTCGATCAAGGATCTCGGCTGGCACACCCCGACCCCGGTCCAGGCCGCCGCGATTCCCAAGATGCGAGAGGGCGGAGACCTGATCGTCCAGGCCATGACCGGCTCCGGCAAGACCGGCGCCTTCGGGATCCCGTTGGTCGAGGCGATCGACACGGCGAGCACCGACACCCAGGCGATCGTCCTTCTTCCCACCCGCGAGCTGGCCAACCAGGTCGCCGTCGAGCTCGACCAGCTCGGCCAGTACCGGGGCGTCCGGACCCTCCCCATCTACGGGGGTGTCGCCTATGGCCCCCAGCTCGAGGGCCTCGAGAAGGGCGCGCACATCATCGTCGGGACGCCCGGCCGGATCCTCGATCATCTGAAGAACGATCGAATGGATCTCAGCAGGACCAAGGTCCTCGTCCTCGACGAGGCCGACGAGATGCTCTCCCTCGGATTCTGGCCGGACATGAAGGAGGTCGCGAGCTTCCTCCCGAAGAAGCGCCAGTCGCATCTCTTCTCGGCGACGATGCCCGAGAAGGTGCGATCGCTGTCGCGATTCTTCCTGACGGACCCCGAAGACGTCACGATCGAAGTCGACGGCGGATCGCCCCAGAAGATCGAGCACTTCTATTACATGTGCCCGGCCTCCGAGAAGGAGGCCGCGCTCGCCCGGATCCTGCAGTACGAGAACCCCGACAGCGCGATCATCTTCTGCAACACCAAGGCCGACGTCCGCTTCATCACGGCCTACCTCCAGAAGCGCGGCTTCAACATCGACCAGATCTCCGGTGATCTCCCGCAGTCGGCGCGCGAGAAGGCGATCGCGAAGATCAAGAAGGGCAAGCTCCGCTTCCTGGTCGCGACCGACGTCGCCGCCCGCGGCATCGACATCAGCGATCTCGCCTACGTCGTGAACTACACGACCTCGGACTCGCCCGAGGTCTACGTCCACCGAACGGGCCGAACCGGCCGCGCCGGCAAGAGCGGCGTGGCGATCTCCCTCATCTCCGGCCTCGACATCGGCAACTTCAAGTTCATGCAGACCGTGAACGGGACGACCATCAAGGAGAAGAAGCTCCCGACCGAGCGCGCGGTCGCGCGACGCCTCGAGAAGCGGAAGAGCGAAGAGGCCGAGGAAGCCGAACGCAAGGAGCAGGAAGGCGAGCTCGACGCTCTTCGTGAGCGGGCCGACGAGGACCTCGCGGCGATCCCGGCGGAGGACGCGGAAGCGCGCGTCGGCCGCATGAAGGTCTTCGTCGACGATCTGGCGGGAAGCGACGAAGGCCGGGCCGAGCTCGCTCGCTTCGCGGCGGCCTACCTGGTCGCGCGCCCGGCCAAGGCCGAGCCGGAAGCGGTTGCGGCGGCGGACGACGACCTCGACGTTCCGACCGTCGAGGATCGCGAGACCGAACGCGCCCGCGAAGACGCGGAGCGGGGCGACGACGGCGAAGGACGGGGTCGCCGTCGACCGCGGAGCGGTCGCGGGCGGGGTCGACGCGGCGGAAACGGCGGCGGCGGGTCGCGCGACGGCGAGCGGCGACGACGTTAG